The Podarcis raffonei isolate rPodRaf1 chromosome 2, rPodRaf1.pri, whole genome shotgun sequence genome window below encodes:
- the INHBE gene encoding inhibin beta E chain → MAPTYSPQGSWTPLATLALLWTSLAWIEGKPACPSCKVPPLEPSAEKAFLVELAKQQILQKLNLSERPNITHPVPRGAVANALRRLHLGKARMDRLGHLSGWQNPEPDEQGYEIISFAETEPSGVLQFQLTHPKGQDMHILQAELWLYLKAHQNITLQVYLAGQQRVALGERQQLESKGSSWHTFSLMPDLQSFLEREETALRLELQCEGCHPTIDSLLTATGSSQQPFLMVKAKIREPGHRVAKRSLSCDQNSDLCCRKDYYVDFRDIGWNDWIFKPEGYQINYCMGECPMHLAGSPGVAASFHTTVFNLVKANNIQTAGRSCCVPTQRRPLSLLYFDPNSNLIKTDIPDMVVDACGCS, encoded by the exons ATGGCTCCCACCTACAGCCCCCAGGGCAGCTGGACTCCTCTGGCCACACTGGCCCTACTATGGACTTCTTTGGCCTGGATCGAGGGAAAGCCTGCGTGTCCTTCCTGTAAGGTGCCGCCTCTGGAGCCCAGCGCTGAGAAAGCCTTTCTTGTCGAATTAGCCAAGCAGCAGATCCTGCAGAAACTAAACTTGAGCGAGAGGCCCAACATCACCCACCCTGTGCCACGTGGGGCAGTGGCCAACGCCCTGCGCCGCCTGCACCTGGGCAAAGCCCGGATGGACAGACTTGGGCACCTCTCCGGCTGGCAGAACCCCGAGCCTGACGAACAGGGGTACGAGATCATTAGTTTTGCAGAGACAG AGCCCTCCGGGGTCCTACAGTTCCAGCTGACACATCCGAAAGGCCAAGACATGCACATCCTCCAGGCTGAGCTGTGGCTGTACCTCAAGGCTCACCAAAACATCACCCTGCAGGTCTACCTGGCAGGGCAGCAGCGAGTGGCCCTTGGGgagcggcagcagctggagagcaAAGGCAGCAGCTGGCACACCTTCTCCCTCATGCCAGATCTGCAGAGCTTCCTTGAGCGTGAGGAGACGGCGCTGCGCCTGGAGCTGCAGTGTGAAGGCTGCCACCCCACCATCGACTCTTTGCTGACTGCTActggcagctcccagcagcccttcTTGATGGTCAAGGCCAAGATACGGGAGCCTGGCCACCGGGTAGCAAAGCGCAGCCTGAGCTGTGACCAGAACTCTGACCTGTGCTGCAGAAAAGACTATTACGTAGACTTTCGGGACATTGGTTGGAATGACTGGATCTTTAAGCCAGAAGGTTATCAGATAAACTATTGCATGGGTGAGTGCCCCATGCACCTGGCTGGCTCACCTGGCGTAGCAGCCTCCTTCCACACAACTGTCTTCAACTTGGTCAAAGCCAACAACATCCAGACTGCTGGCCGGTCTTGCTGCGTCCCCACACAGCGACGGCCCCTTTCTCTGCTCTACTTTGATCCCAATAGCAACCTCATAAAGACAGACATTCCTGACATGGTTGTTGATGCCTGCGGTTGCAGCTAA